One Chryseobacterium sp. StRB126 genomic region harbors:
- a CDS encoding MvdD family ATP-grasp ribosomal peptide maturase translates to MNKILIITHTADNFSIEKVTEYIQDNHCEVIRFDVDLYPLQNKLSTVFQEGEWVTVLETSEKKYRLDDISAVWYRRAYNIGKGLKEEMDAKFLSAAMGEIRNTLFGFFESIDVYSLGKPSVYRRLDSKEEQLKLAQKIGLSIPETCLTNNPEEARQFILKHQNVVAKMQTGFAIYEDGVESVVFTNVVSEDKLEELDSLLYCPMQFQKMIQKKKELRVTIVGRDIYAFEVDSQQFEDAKVDWRKDGVNLLDKWIQTELPADVEEKLLELLDIYNVDYGAIDIIVSPEDEYYFIEINAAGEFFWLDKLTEGNLISKSIADVLCDKAPRRDNVVMV, encoded by the coding sequence ATGAATAAAATTTTAATTATAACACATACTGCAGATAATTTTTCCATTGAAAAAGTAACAGAATACATTCAGGATAACCATTGTGAGGTTATTCGCTTTGATGTTGATTTATATCCTTTACAGAATAAATTATCAACTGTTTTTCAAGAAGGAGAATGGGTGACAGTGCTTGAAACGTCCGAAAAAAAATACCGATTGGATGATATTTCAGCAGTCTGGTATCGCCGGGCTTACAATATTGGAAAAGGGCTGAAGGAGGAAATGGATGCTAAGTTTCTTAGTGCAGCGATGGGAGAGATTCGTAATACATTATTCGGGTTCTTTGAATCTATTGATGTGTATTCATTAGGGAAGCCAAGTGTTTACAGAAGGCTTGACAGTAAAGAGGAACAGCTGAAACTCGCTCAAAAAATAGGACTCTCTATTCCTGAAACTTGTTTGACTAATAATCCTGAAGAGGCCAGACAATTCATTTTAAAACATCAAAATGTTGTGGCCAAAATGCAAACCGGATTTGCTATCTACGAAGATGGTGTGGAAAGTGTGGTCTTTACCAATGTGGTGAGTGAAGATAAGCTGGAAGAACTGGATTCACTGCTGTATTGCCCGATGCAGTTTCAGAAAATGATTCAAAAGAAAAAAGAATTGCGGGTGACTATCGTGGGGAGAGATATTTATGCCTTTGAGGTAGATTCTCAACAGTTTGAAGATGCTAAAGTAGATTGGAGAAAAGATGGGGTTAATCTGCTGGATAAATGGATACAGACAGAATTGCCGGCAGATGTTGAAGAAAAGCTTCTGGAGCTTCTTGATATTTATAACGTAGACTATGGAGCAATAGATATTATCGTTTCTCCTGAGGATGAATATTACTTCATCGAAATTAATGCCGCTGGAGAATTCTTCTGGCTGGATAAGCTAACGGAAGGAAACCTTATCTCTAAAAGTATTGCAGATGTCTTGTGTGATAAAGCTCCGAGAAGAGATAATGTTGTGATGGTATAA
- a CDS encoding MvdC/MvdD family ATP grasp protein produces the protein MILCITHSQDFYTIDRFFQHLSSRNIPYFRLNSDQLNHLQKISISEDSFEITDWDGNSIHSNDITGVWHRKGWQISVPEELDQEYEKIFRNEYAHLRYNLFTQLQHLPWINPYETEKKIDGNKMLQLKIAQQNHLMVPPTIFTNDEEKVKAFFEQYCSGKAIAKLHGVTRKTMSGENLISTMVIEQETLEDFSDIIYCPMIFQPYIDKEYELRIMYVDGEFFTGKINNSENADWRISHEDYFWTVYELPDEVKINLISMMKEMGLYTGAIDMIRGKDGKYYFLEVNPQGEWGMLQKELGFPIAERIADNLIKRINIHE, from the coding sequence ATGATTCTCTGTATTACCCATTCACAGGATTTTTACACTATTGATCGTTTCTTTCAACACCTTTCTTCTAGAAATATTCCCTACTTCAGACTGAATTCTGACCAGCTGAATCATCTTCAGAAAATCAGCATCAGTGAGGACTCTTTTGAGATTACTGATTGGGATGGAAATAGCATCCATTCCAATGATATTACAGGAGTATGGCATAGAAAAGGATGGCAGATCAGTGTTCCTGAAGAGCTGGATCAGGAGTACGAAAAAATCTTTCGAAATGAATATGCCCATCTGCGCTACAATCTGTTTACCCAACTGCAACATCTCCCATGGATCAATCCTTATGAGACTGAAAAGAAAATTGATGGGAATAAAATGCTTCAGCTGAAGATAGCCCAACAAAATCATCTGATGGTTCCCCCAACGATTTTTACCAATGATGAAGAGAAAGTAAAAGCTTTTTTTGAACAGTATTGCTCAGGAAAAGCCATTGCCAAGCTTCACGGGGTAACCCGGAAAACAATGAGTGGTGAGAATCTGATTTCCACGATGGTAATTGAGCAGGAAACATTGGAAGACTTTTCTGATATTATTTATTGTCCTATGATTTTTCAGCCTTATATCGATAAAGAATATGAGCTGAGGATTATGTATGTAGATGGAGAATTTTTTACAGGAAAGATTAACAACAGTGAAAATGCTGATTGGAGAATTAGTCATGAAGACTATTTCTGGACGGTGTATGAACTGCCTGATGAGGTCAAAATTAATCTGATTTCCATGATGAAGGAAATGGGATTGTATACCGGAGCTATTGATATGATCCGGGGAAAAGATGGGAAATATTATTTTCTTGAAGTTAATCCGCAGGGAGAATGGGGAATGCTTCAAAAAGAACTGGGATTTCCCATTGCAGAAAGAATTGCCGATAATCTTATTAAAAGAATCAATATCCATGAATAA
- a CDS encoding microviridin/marinostatin family tricyclic proteinase inhibitor has protein sequence MENKNSKKKPFFASFLEKQLKDPETVKGGTDITIPERDTITKPTLDGVTSKLTDMDHTMKYPSDGDDDTAEL, from the coding sequence ATGGAAAACAAAAATTCAAAAAAGAAGCCGTTTTTTGCGTCATTCCTTGAAAAACAACTTAAAGATCCGGAAACAGTAAAAGGAGGAACAGATATTACAATTCCTGAGAGGGATACGATCACAAAACCTACTTTGGATGGTGTAACATCTAAGTTAACTGATATGGATCATACTATGAAATATCCTTCTGATGGGGATGATGATACTGCTGAACTATAA
- a CDS encoding alpha/beta fold hydrolase, giving the protein MEILNSKIFGEGSTATPLLVFHGLFGMLDNWGSFGKDLGEYLPVHLIDLRNHGRSFHSDDMSHDDLADDIARYMEHYGIRKAHVLGHSLGGKAVMQFALKYPEKVEKLIVVDISPKAYPPHHQGIIKALETVDFNTVGSRNEVEAVLNQYIPEKSTIQFLTKNLYWDDNKKLNWRFNLRTLSEKYNEFVSNAVKFGVFEGETLFIAGEKSNYILPQDEYGIKQQFPKAKIVTVKNAGHWVQAENPVDFAVVVKQFLGLN; this is encoded by the coding sequence ATGGAAATCTTAAATTCAAAAATATTTGGCGAAGGTTCAACCGCTACGCCGCTTTTAGTATTTCACGGATTATTTGGAATGCTCGATAACTGGGGGAGCTTTGGGAAAGATCTTGGAGAATATCTTCCGGTGCATCTTATTGACCTGAGAAATCACGGAAGAAGTTTTCATTCCGATGATATGTCTCACGATGATCTTGCTGATGACATTGCCCGTTATATGGAGCATTATGGCATTCGAAAAGCTCATGTTTTAGGGCATTCTTTAGGTGGAAAAGCTGTGATGCAGTTTGCTTTAAAATATCCTGAAAAAGTAGAAAAACTGATTGTAGTAGATATTTCGCCAAAAGCATATCCGCCACACCATCAGGGAATCATCAAGGCTCTTGAAACAGTAGATTTTAATACAGTAGGCTCAAGAAATGAGGTGGAGGCTGTCTTGAATCAATATATTCCTGAAAAATCAACAATACAGTTTTTAACAAAGAACCTGTATTGGGATGATAATAAAAAACTGAATTGGAGATTCAACCTTAGAACCCTATCCGAAAAGTATAATGAATTTGTATCCAATGCTGTGAAATTTGGTGTTTTTGAAGGAGAAACCTTATTCATTGCAGGAGAGAAATCCAATTATATTTTACCACAGGATGAATATGGGATCAAACAGCAATTTCCAAAAGCGAAGATAGTAACCGTAAAAAATGCAGGACACTGGGTTCAGGCTGAAAATCCTGTTGATTTTGCTGTTGTTGTTAAGCAATTTCTTGGTTTGAATTAA
- a CDS encoding pyridoxine 5'-phosphate synthase, which produces MTKLSVNINKIATLRNARGGETPSVTEAAIKIQEFGGQGITIHPRPDERHITRKDVYDLKPLVTTEFNIEGNPHQSFIDMVLDVKPEQVTLVPDADDAITSNAGWDTKKHLDYLTEIISEFKNAGIRTSIFLDPLPELVEYAAKTGADRIELYTEAYAKNYLSSKEQAIKPYYDTAVVANEFGLGINAGHDLSLENLKYFADTIPNLLEVSIGHALVSEALYMGLENTVQSYLKRLAKW; this is translated from the coding sequence ATGACAAAACTAAGCGTAAACATCAATAAGATTGCGACATTAAGAAATGCGAGAGGAGGTGAAACACCAAGTGTGACAGAAGCTGCTATAAAGATTCAGGAATTCGGAGGCCAGGGAATTACAATTCACCCAAGACCGGATGAGAGACATATTACAAGAAAAGATGTCTATGATCTGAAGCCATTGGTGACGACTGAGTTTAATATTGAAGGAAATCCACATCAGTCTTTTATTGATATGGTATTGGATGTGAAGCCTGAACAGGTAACTCTGGTTCCGGATGCAGATGATGCCATTACTTCCAATGCAGGTTGGGATACTAAAAAACACCTGGATTATCTTACTGAAATCATTAGTGAATTTAAAAATGCAGGGATCCGTACCTCTATTTTTCTTGATCCTTTACCCGAGTTGGTAGAATATGCAGCAAAAACAGGAGCAGACAGAATTGAGCTGTATACGGAAGCTTATGCAAAAAATTATTTGTCCAGTAAAGAACAGGCGATCAAACCTTATTATGATACTGCTGTTGTAGCCAATGAATTCGGATTGGGAATTAATGCAGGACATGATCTGAGTCTTGAAAATCTGAAATATTTCGCTGATACTATTCCTAATCTGTTGGAGGTGTCCATCGGACATGCTTTGGTTTCTGAGGCGTTATATATGGGCTTGGAAAATACGGTTCAATCTTATTTGAAGAGATTGGCAAAATGGTAA
- a CDS encoding mechanosensitive ion channel family protein translates to MKDEIQDTRDFLQNISDKIHYFVRDHVYPDLALPIQIMLKFIFLAGMIYILDFVFKFIVNTIFKFFFDKEKFPILKSIYDSRITNSVVHLGALNFAGYALFSVFYRHPKSFALLEMIVGVATIFVIAGLLFRALTAFRNYFVIKQDYYKIMTLNAISESVKIFGIFVLSVIGICLIFGIKGGTILGSLGAITAVLVLVFRDTILGFVTGIHVATSKNLKVGDWISIPKYSIEGNITEISLLTTKITNFDKTVSTIPTYDFLTTEIKNMQVMSESNNRRIKKSIYFNINSFKFLTDEDIERLKEINLIADYLEQKRVEIRSEKESLSNNDKTINGRQLTNIGVFRYYAQRYIENDPDVEKNATRMVRQLEITPQGLPLEIYCFANDSKWEHFEQIQADIFDHLLVASKEFELQVMQVSVKV, encoded by the coding sequence ATGAAAGATGAAATACAAGATACCAGAGATTTTCTGCAAAATATCAGTGATAAGATCCATTATTTTGTAAGAGATCATGTATATCCTGATCTGGCACTTCCTATTCAGATTATGCTGAAATTTATATTTCTGGCAGGGATGATCTATATCCTGGATTTTGTTTTTAAATTTATTGTCAATACTATTTTCAAATTCTTTTTTGATAAAGAAAAATTTCCTATTTTAAAGTCAATTTATGATTCAAGAATTACTAATTCTGTAGTTCACTTAGGGGCATTGAACTTTGCAGGATATGCACTGTTTTCCGTTTTTTACAGACATCCAAAAAGCTTTGCATTACTGGAAATGATTGTAGGGGTGGCCACTATTTTTGTAATAGCAGGGTTATTATTTAGAGCATTAACCGCTTTTAGAAATTACTTTGTAATTAAGCAGGATTATTATAAAATCATGACGCTTAATGCTATTTCGGAAAGTGTAAAAATCTTTGGGATCTTTGTACTTTCGGTCATAGGAATCTGTCTGATTTTTGGAATTAAGGGGGGGACAATTTTAGGAAGCCTTGGGGCAATAACGGCAGTTTTAGTACTTGTTTTCAGGGACACTATTCTGGGATTTGTTACCGGGATTCACGTGGCTACTTCCAAGAATTTAAAAGTAGGCGACTGGATCAGTATTCCCAAATACAGTATAGAAGGAAATATTACAGAAATAAGTCTTCTGACTACAAAAATCACCAATTTTGATAAAACGGTTTCTACCATTCCTACCTATGATTTCCTGACGACAGAGATCAAAAATATGCAGGTGATGTCCGAATCTAATAACAGAAGGATTAAGAAATCTATTTATTTTAATATCAATTCTTTTAAGTTTTTGACAGATGAAGATATTGAACGTTTAAAAGAAATTAATCTTATTGCGGATTATCTTGAACAGAAAAGAGTGGAAATCAGAAGTGAAAAGGAAAGTTTAAGTAATAACGATAAAACCATTAACGGAAGGCAGCTAACCAATATCGGAGTTTTCAGATATTATGCACAGAGATATATAGAAAATGATCCTGATGTGGAGAAAAATGCAACAAGAATGGTTCGTCAGCTGGAAATTACCCCACAGGGACTTCCACTTGAGATTTATTGTTTCGCCAATGATTCCAAATGGGAGCATTTTGAGCAGATTCAGGCTGATATTTTCGATCATTTGCTGGTTGCGTCCAAAGAGTTTGAACTTCAGGTAATGCAGGTAAGTGTTAAAGTATAA
- a CDS encoding DUF456 domain-containing protein codes for MDTTVINIVCLILLFVGVLGTFLPVLPGLLLSICGLLLYKFGTDADLPMIYIWAFGILTAASVVLSYVIPARTNRKYGGTRWGSIGSVIGTIVGIFIPIPLGFLIGMFAGVFIGEMLHDSKDMNKALQSTKGALIGFIYGTGFSFVVGMAMFLVVFLNMFDII; via the coding sequence ATGGATACAACTGTTATTAATATTGTCTGTCTTATTTTATTGTTTGTTGGGGTACTGGGCACATTCCTTCCTGTTTTACCCGGACTTTTATTAAGCATCTGCGGATTATTACTCTATAAATTCGGGACAGATGCTGATCTTCCGATGATCTATATCTGGGCTTTTGGAATTCTTACGGCAGCTTCTGTTGTTTTAAGCTATGTGATTCCTGCAAGAACTAACAGAAAGTACGGCGGAACCCGCTGGGGAAGTATTGGTTCTGTAATAGGAACTATTGTCGGGATTTTTATTCCGATCCCGTTAGGCTTCCTTATCGGAATGTTCGCAGGCGTGTTTATTGGTGAAATGCTTCACGACAGCAAAGACATGAACAAAGCCTTACAATCTACTAAAGGTGCTCTTATTGGGTTTATTTATGGTACGGGATTCAGTTTCGTTGTGGGTATGGCAATGTTTTTGGTAGTATTCCTTAATATGTTTGATATTATTTAA
- a CDS encoding uracil-DNA glycosylase, producing the protein MTWTEILAPIKSTEYFTTLWEKVKNEYATTKVFPPKNQIFRALEITAFEDVEVVIIGQDPYHNDYQANGLCFSVSEQVTAPPSLKNIFIELKDDLGVVRTSKELDDWGKQGVLLLNATLTVRAHSPNSHKDLGWETFTNYIIKEISDKKENVVFVLWGAFAQKKAELIDPAKHFILKSAHPSPFSVYRGFFGSKPFSKINEYLISKGKEAISW; encoded by the coding sequence ATGACCTGGACAGAAATTTTAGCCCCGATAAAAAGTACAGAATATTTTACAACCCTTTGGGAAAAAGTAAAAAATGAATATGCAACCACTAAGGTTTTTCCTCCGAAAAATCAAATTTTCAGAGCCTTGGAAATTACAGCATTTGAAGATGTTGAGGTCGTGATTATTGGTCAGGATCCTTATCATAACGATTATCAGGCGAATGGTTTGTGTTTTTCCGTGTCTGAGCAGGTTACAGCACCACCATCCCTTAAAAATATTTTTATCGAATTAAAAGATGATCTTGGAGTTGTAAGAACATCCAAAGAATTAGATGATTGGGGGAAGCAAGGCGTTCTTTTATTGAATGCAACCCTTACGGTTCGTGCCCATTCACCAAATTCTCATAAAGATCTTGGTTGGGAAACATTTACCAACTACATTATTAAGGAAATTTCAGATAAAAAAGAGAATGTGGTTTTCGTATTGTGGGGTGCTTTTGCACAGAAAAAAGCCGAACTTATAGATCCGGCTAAGCATTTTATATTGAAATCGGCACACCCTTCACCGTTTTCCGTTTATAGAGGATTCTTCGGAAGTAAGCCTTTCTCAAAAATTAATGAATATCTTATTTCCAAAGGGAAGGAGGCGATTTCTTGGTAG
- a CDS encoding acyltransferase family protein, producing the protein MKNEIKSLTGLRGIVALWVAFFHLSHFEADIIQTVVGKGYVAVDIFFVLSAFLLAVSYSGKFMVLNFNELLVFYKKRVNRIYPVYILSVIFIVIFLTNASIAKFLFNAALLQCFFHPNYSLGAVYWSLSTEWVCYLIFPFLLFFTVRYKIRSEILIIAGLALRVILPYLPDNLYLGPEMPMQMIKSPDYLDITYGLNSLVRTLSSYLLGIGIAFLSGSQLRRRLVVYIAMILFLLLLYTEKGLFFIPLLSAIIIKQLYDGEDSIIKRFLESDAVYFLGNISYSLYIIHYIVLKERLVFLPSELLNSFVLLALSIVLSYFSYILIERKMKIFKV; encoded by the coding sequence ATGAAAAATGAAATTAAATCCTTAACTGGATTAAGGGGAATTGTAGCATTATGGGTCGCTTTTTTTCATTTAAGTCATTTTGAGGCCGATATTATTCAGACTGTTGTGGGGAAAGGCTATGTTGCGGTAGATATTTTTTTTGTATTAAGTGCGTTCTTATTGGCAGTTTCTTATTCGGGTAAGTTTATGGTGTTGAATTTTAATGAATTACTGGTGTTTTATAAGAAAAGAGTGAACAGGATTTATCCGGTTTATATTCTCTCTGTTATTTTTATCGTCATATTCTTAACAAATGCTTCAATAGCTAAATTTCTATTTAATGCTGCTTTATTGCAGTGTTTTTTTCATCCTAATTACTCATTAGGCGCAGTGTATTGGTCATTAAGTACAGAGTGGGTCTGTTATCTGATATTTCCTTTCCTGCTTTTCTTTACTGTTCGGTATAAAATACGCAGTGAAATATTGATTATTGCAGGCTTAGCTTTAAGAGTAATTCTTCCATATCTTCCGGATAATTTATATTTAGGCCCGGAAATGCCAATGCAAATGATTAAATCTCCAGATTATCTTGATATTACTTATGGTTTAAATTCTCTGGTCCGAACGCTATCATCTTACCTGTTGGGAATTGGAATAGCTTTTTTATCAGGCTCTCAACTACGAAGACGTTTGGTTGTTTATATTGCGATGATTTTGTTTTTATTATTGTTATATACAGAAAAGGGACTCTTCTTTATCCCATTATTGTCAGCAATAATAATAAAGCAGTTATATGATGGTGAAGACAGTATAATCAAAAGATTTTTAGAAAGTGATGCAGTTTATTTTCTGGGAAATATTTCTTATTCATTATACATTATTCACTATATCGTGCTAAAAGAAAGATTAGTATTCCTGCCTTCAGAACTTTTGAATAGCTTTGTGTTGTTGGCCTTATCTATTGTTTTATCTTATTTCTCTTATATTTTAATAGAAAGAAAAATGAAGATATTTAAAGTATAA
- a CDS encoding GNAT family N-acetyltransferase, with protein sequence MKLETERLVLKEINEAHIEDILRIRSSEVINQYVKRNSPKTNYDALEFILHIKRKTQHKEIIFWGISYKDRLNLIGTICLWNFSEDRNTAEIGYELLPDYHRKGLMSETLRAVLEYGFNQLQLQKIVAITSRFNENSKMLLLKQNFVLEAGKKDEHNPDNIIFRLKNTKY encoded by the coding sequence ATGAAACTTGAAACCGAAAGACTGGTCTTAAAAGAAATCAATGAAGCACATATAGAGGATATTCTTCGAATCAGAAGTAGTGAGGTTATTAATCAATATGTGAAAAGGAATTCTCCTAAGACTAATTATGATGCGTTGGAATTTATTCTGCACATTAAAAGAAAAACTCAGCATAAAGAAATTATTTTCTGGGGAATTTCATATAAAGACCGTTTAAATCTTATCGGAACAATATGTCTCTGGAATTTTTCAGAAGATAGAAACACTGCAGAAATTGGGTATGAGCTGTTACCGGATTATCATCGAAAAGGGCTCATGTCTGAAACGCTCCGTGCCGTTTTAGAGTATGGGTTTAATCAATTGCAGTTACAGAAGATTGTAGCCATTACAAGCAGATTCAATGAAAATTCTAAAATGCTTCTTTTAAAGCAAAATTTTGTTCTTGAAGCGGGTAAAAAAGATGAGCATAATCCGGACAATATTATTTTTAGGTTAAAAAACACAAAATATTGA
- a CDS encoding endonuclease MutS2, whose translation MYIDKEDLDELEFPQLLAEISPFAYSPKTREKILQLRPMEIDEAELSLKKTSEYLSSFESSNAIPFDEYEDIESELKLMLIENYRLENSAFIKIKTITEQIGKLQKFFPTMPETFPTLLEEVSVLEFRKEIIDKVDKVFNRFGEVKNEASPGLKGIRTEIQLAKKAIQENFNRALTTYGQSDFLDDIRETIIDDQRVLAVKSGFKKRVPGRTLGISKTGSITYIQPDSVVKHYFKLRESEEEEKKEIDKVLRQLTTELAEFQPQLWRYQMYIFDLDLVRAKAKFAELINGVLPKINRHKTLRLKDAFHPLLWLRNKVENKIIHPQTLALTEHNRIICISGPNAGGKSITLKTVGLLQLMIQSGILVPVHPKSEMFFFEKIMTDIGDNQSIENHLSTYSSRLKKMSGIIREADSDTLLLIDEFGTGSDPELGGALAESFMEFFYDKKSFAIITTHYTNIKLVIEQLPNAQNAAMLFNEETLEPMYKLEVGQAGSSFTFEVAEKNKIPRFIIHSAKKKVEHDIVNLDKTIVKLQQEKFEVEKLKTDLAERKESVEDKRDNLQKLNEQLQQKLFNFQKLYEEEHRKLQFGNKIETFIDSYTKGKSRKDVVKDFVKLLEQEKFRKIGADKDESKRLQVVKRKITQQLKKEDVIEKIAETNEKLEEKRKSDRAVWMKEGQRVRITGSTSVGTIEKISRNKVIVNYGTFKTTIDADELERI comes from the coding sequence GTGTATATAGATAAAGAAGATTTAGACGAATTAGAGTTTCCGCAATTGCTCGCGGAAATCTCCCCATTTGCGTATTCTCCGAAAACAAGAGAAAAAATTCTTCAACTTCGTCCCATGGAAATTGACGAGGCGGAACTTTCACTGAAAAAAACTTCAGAATATCTGTCTAGTTTTGAAAGTTCAAATGCGATTCCGTTTGATGAATATGAAGATATTGAAAGTGAGCTGAAATTGATGCTGATTGAGAATTACCGTCTGGAAAACAGTGCTTTCATCAAAATAAAAACCATCACGGAACAGATCGGAAAACTGCAGAAGTTCTTCCCTACCATGCCGGAAACATTTCCTACTTTACTGGAAGAGGTTTCTGTACTGGAATTCAGAAAAGAGATCATCGATAAGGTGGATAAGGTATTCAACCGATTTGGCGAAGTGAAAAATGAGGCTTCTCCAGGGCTGAAAGGGATAAGAACTGAAATCCAGCTTGCTAAAAAAGCTATTCAGGAAAACTTCAACCGTGCTCTGACTACCTATGGACAGAGTGACTTTTTGGATGATATACGGGAAACAATTATTGACGACCAAAGGGTTTTAGCAGTAAAATCAGGATTTAAGAAAAGAGTTCCGGGAAGGACCCTGGGAATTTCAAAAACCGGTTCTATCACCTATATTCAGCCGGACAGTGTTGTAAAACATTATTTCAAACTTCGTGAAAGTGAAGAGGAAGAGAAAAAAGAAATTGATAAAGTCTTAAGACAGCTCACCACAGAACTTGCAGAATTCCAGCCTCAGCTTTGGAGGTATCAGATGTATATTTTTGATCTTGATCTGGTAAGGGCTAAAGCTAAGTTTGCAGAACTTATCAATGGGGTTCTTCCTAAAATCAACCGCCATAAAACATTGAGGTTAAAAGATGCCTTTCATCCTTTATTATGGCTAAGAAATAAGGTAGAGAACAAAATTATTCATCCACAGACTCTGGCTTTAACGGAACATAACAGAATTATCTGTATTTCCGGGCCTAATGCCGGTGGAAAATCCATTACCCTGAAAACTGTCGGGTTGCTGCAACTGATGATTCAGAGTGGTATTTTGGTTCCTGTTCATCCAAAGTCTGAAATGTTTTTCTTTGAGAAGATCATGACTGATATTGGTGACAATCAATCCATTGAAAATCATCTATCCACGTATTCATCAAGGTTAAAGAAAATGTCAGGAATCATCCGTGAGGCTGATTCGGATACGCTTTTACTGATTGATGAGTTCGGAACGGGTTCTGATCCTGAATTAGGTGGTGCTTTGGCTGAAAGCTTCATGGAGTTTTTCTATGATAAGAAGAGTTTTGCGATCATTACAACGCATTACACCAATATCAAACTGGTTATAGAACAGCTTCCGAATGCTCAGAATGCAGCCATGCTTTTCAACGAAGAAACGCTGGAACCAATGTACAAACTGGAAGTTGGGCAGGCAGGAAGTTCATTTACTTTTGAAGTGGCTGAAAAGAATAAAATCCCAAGGTTTATCATTCATTCTGCTAAGAAAAAGGTAGAACATGATATTGTGAATCTTGATAAAACGATTGTAAAACTGCAACAGGAAAAATTTGAGGTTGAAAAACTGAAAACTGATCTTGCAGAAAGAAAAGAATCTGTAGAGGACAAACGTGATAACCTTCAGAAACTGAATGAACAGCTTCAGCAGAAATTGTTCAATTTCCAGAAACTGTATGAAGAGGAACATCGTAAACTTCAATTTGGAAATAAGATTGAAACTTTCATCGACAGTTATACGAAAGGAAAGTCCAGAAAAGATGTTGTAAAGGATTTTGTGAAGCTTCTTGAACAGGAAAAGTTCAGAAAGATAGGTGCTGACAAGGATGAATCCAAGCGTCTGCAGGTGGTGAAGAGAAAGATTACGCAACAGCTTAAAAAGGAAGATGTGATTGAAAAAATTGCTGAAACCAATGAAAAACTGGAGGAAAAACGTAAAAGTGACCGCGCAGTCTGGATGAAGGAAGGCCAACGTGTCCGAATTACCGGAAGTACCAGCGTAGGAACGATTGAGAAAATTTCCAGAAACAAGGTGATTGTGAATTACGGAACTTTCAAAACGACGATTGATGCAGATGAATTAGAGAGAATCTAA
- a CDS encoding acyl-CoA thioesterase, with protein sequence MTTEERIEAAETRIFKAVFPNTTNHYDTLFGGTAMQLMDEVAFIAATRFARKRVVTVSSDKIDFKKPIPAGTIVELIGKVSYVGKTSMKVNVEIYTEQMYSYEREKAIVGDFTFVAIDEFKKPIQIL encoded by the coding sequence ATGACTACAGAAGAAAGAATTGAAGCTGCCGAAACCAGAATCTTCAAAGCGGTTTTCCCTAACACAACCAATCATTACGATACCCTTTTCGGAGGTACTGCCATGCAGCTGATGGATGAAGTAGCCTTTATTGCAGCAACCCGTTTCGCAAGAAAAAGAGTGGTAACAGTAAGCAGTGACAAAATCGATTTTAAAAAGCCAATTCCTGCAGGAACAATCGTAGAGCTTATCGGAAAAGTTTCATACGTTGGAAAAACCAGTATGAAGGTAAACGTTGAAATCTACACAGAACAAATGTACTCTTACGAAAGAGAAAAAGCAATTGTAGGTGATTTTACTTTTGTAGCGATTGATGAATTCAAGAAACCAATCCAGATACTATAA